Genomic DNA from Brassica rapa cultivar Chiifu-401-42 unplaced genomic scaffold, CAAS_Brap_v3.01 Scaffold0577, whole genome shotgun sequence:
ACGAAAATGAGTGATTATAGTCAAAACGACAATGGTATAAAACCGATCAGCGAGACCTCTTCTCGAACCAGCTTAACAACTCCTCAGTCTGAACGAAGATCTGGTGGTATCGTTGAAAGAGTATCTGCAAGGATAGGAAGAGATATTCCACCACTGAATATGGAACACATCAACCCGACTCTTGTTTGCTTTCTTGTTAGCGTAACATCTCCAGGATTCAGTAGTCTTTCTCCATCTTTGCAATCTCCAAATATGTTGACTGACTCTTCTTCACAGGTAagtaacaatgtgtttaataaGTTTAAGATTGATCTCTACacgttatatgtatatattaatatatgataaaactaaatttttattgTCTTTGTGTAACTTATGTTTCAAGATTTTTCCTCCGAGTCCAATCCCGAATGATGCAACTCAGGAGATGGTGGAAAGTTCAGGTGGCTCCCATGCAACGATGATGATATCCAACAACAATCTTCCTCATCAGCCAATGGACATCGATCTGTCTCCTCAAGGATGTAATAGATTTATAGTGTCTCGAATTCGCTTTCAGTTTTGATTTTCAGAATAATAATATTGTTGTTATTTACAGGTAAAAAAGGCACTGCTG
This window encodes:
- the LOC103832711 gene encoding probable WRKY transcription factor 10 yields the protein MSDYSQNDNGIKPISETSSRTSLTTPQSERRSGGIVERVSARIGRDIPPLNMEHINPTLVCFLVSVTSPGFSSLSPSLQSPNMLTDSSSQIFPPSPIPNDATQEMVESSGGSHATMMISNNNLPHQPMDIDLSPQGCKKGTADIPTEESVDITSHESNADPISAPLLPSFDSEVVSEKDAMNLISLKSGSEDDDKDK